cgtttacaacgggatttttgaacggaacttggcgccagattctaccgaatctgtggattctGATACATCATTATCCCAACAGGCTCCTCAACCTGTATCTTCGTGGGAGGGTGTAAAAAACGCCACTCGGCATGGTGCCGTTTGTCCGCAGTTTGATATTTTAACAAATCAGATCATACCAGGAGATGAAGATTGTCTCTTCTTAAACATTTACACTCCGGACTTGAACCCAGCCACTCCTCTGCCGGTAATGTTCTTCATCCACGGCGGAGGCTACGTCAGTGGATCCGGAAATGACGATTTCTTTGGACCCGATTTCATAGTCCGGAAGAATGTTATATTAGTCACAATAAATTACAGATTGGGTGACTTGGGATTTTTGACTTTAGACACGGAAGAAGTACCAGGAAACGCCGGTTTGAAAGATCAAGTATTGGCCTTAAAGTGGGTCAATGAGAACATTGCGCATTTTGGCGGTGATCCGAAACTGCTTACGATTATTGGACAAAGTGCCGGTGCAGCATCCGTTCTCTATCATCTAGGATCATCTCTGACCAAAGGACTCTTTAACAGAGCGATCGCTTTGAGTGGTGTACCAACGTGCGATTTTAACTATTCATACAAACCTATCAAACGTCCGTATATTTTAGCCAAGCTACTCGGCAACGACACAACCGATCTTGCAATTGCTCTGGAGTTCCTACAAAGCGTAAACGTTCAGCTTTTGATTCAACCTGACGTATCTTTATTAGCCACCGAATCAGTATCGACAGGCAATATCTTCCGCTCGTACTACTTCCTGCCGGTTGTCGAGAAAGATTTCGGAACCGAGCAATACCTAACAAAAAACTATCTAGAACTAATTCAAAACGGTAGCTTCCATGATGTGGATGTATACTTAGGTAGTACAAATCTGGAAACGGCCGTAGTAGCTTCCAATATCGATGCTCTAAttcaagaaataattaaaaatccacAGTTGATCGTTCCACGTGAAATTCTAAATCAAGTTACTCCTGATGTCAGTTTGGAGATCGCAGATTCACTGCTTCAGAATTATTACGGCGACAAACGTTTGACAGTGGAAAATATTCAAGAATATTTAACGTACACCTTAGAAACTTATTTTACAGCCGCAATAAGGCGTTTCGCTGATTTGATCGCTAAAGTATCTTCCAAAGTATACTTCTACAAATTTGAAAGCTTCTCGTCCAGAAACTACTACGGGCAGGCCACTGTTCCATTCGGCTTTTACGCTGCGAGTCATTTAGATGACTTGATGTATTTTATGTACCCTAAGTCCTTGAATATGACCGTTGATGTGAGCAGCACCGAATTCAAGATGGTTGATCTGACGACAAACGTTATCACGAATTTTGTAAAACACGGGTATGAATGAATTGGTATACTAAACTTAGATAAAACAATAAAGTTGTAAATAGCCTTTTTAACATCAGAAGACAAAAGCTGCAGCCGTTTTGTAgttcaaaccggaacgcttgACTGTCTCCAATGCAGACCTTCTAAATCTATCCTTCTAAACCTAAATTCAAacattctaaataataatttgtactGACATAAATCAGTTCTTGGCCCTTATGATATTTGATCTAGCCACTGCGTCCCGTGAGGCATGAAATGGATGTCTCAAATAAGGGATATTCTATTCTTCAAACTGGAGTTCGTGACTGCCTCGAACCCGCTATTTCTGCACTTCAAGGCTATGTAGTACCTATCCATGCAGTCTAGCAAGTAACTGTTTATATTTGCCTTATTATAGACTCGAGACACAGTTTTACCAAATAAGCAACTAAAAGGTGTACAATCAGAATActtgaatattatattatactcgtaataggTATGTTTAACTCCTCGATTTTCCACAGAACTCCAACTCCTGATAACAGCTTGGGATTGATTTGGCCCGTTTACGACACGACCAATAAGGCATATGTGACCATTTCAAACGACACTCTAATACCTGGCTCCGATCCAGATAGCTCCGGCACGGCATTCCGAATCGGGCTCTTCGAGAAAACTGGCATTAACTACTAGTCTTCAAcatttttactaaattaaaactaaaaataaaatattctgcTGCCAAATACTATAAGACAAACTAATATCGTTACGTCGTCCTTGTGTCGACAATCCTCCATGTTGATAAtacaatatgtataataataattcaaataatatatATGGCAATCCAAACTATTATAGTACCTGtttaattaacttatttaagaCTAGAGCGTACGCCTAGTGTAGTGTGCTGTGCTGATACTACCTCGCAAGGCGCCATTGATTATAGTAAATTCAATTTCTTAATTCAGCAGTGGAAagagttggaggaggcctttgctgAAAGGCACTCCGAGACGAGagacattttgttttataagtgtaaattttactt
This is a stretch of genomic DNA from Bombyx mori chromosome 23, ASM3026992v2. It encodes these proteins:
- the LOC101744318 gene encoding LOW QUALITY PROTEIN: carboxyl/cholinesterase 2 (The sequence of the model RefSeq protein was modified relative to this genomic sequence to represent the inferred CDS: inserted 1 base in 1 codon) codes for the protein MKLFLVLVSLLSVTHNYAIEISVXQGILEGEELANEVDGSTLYSFKGIPYAQPPVGNLRFKAPQPVSSWEGVKNATRHGAVCPQFDILTNQIIPGDEDCLFLNIYTPDLNPATPLPVMFFIHGGGYVSGSGNDDFFGPDFIVRKNVILVTINYRLGDLGFLTLDTEEVPGNAGLKDQVLALKWVNENIAHFGGDPKLLTIIGQSAGAASVLYHLGSSLTKGLFNRAIALSGVPTCDFNYSYKPIKRPYILAKLLGNDTTDLAIALEFLQSVNVQLLIQPDVSLLATESVSTGNIFRSYYFLPVVEKDFGTEQYLTKNYLELIQNGSFHDVDVYLGSTNLETAVVASNIDALIQEIIKNPQLIVPREILNQVTPDVSLEIADSLLQNYYGDKRLTVENIQEYLTYTLETYFTAAIRRFADLIAKVSSKVYFYKFESFSSRNYYGQATVPFGFYAASHLDDLMYFMYPKSLNMTVDVSSTEFKMVDLTTNVITNFVKHGTPTPDNSLGLIWPVYDTTNKAYVTISNDTLIPGSDPDSSGTAFRIGLFEKTGINY